Proteins from one Methanococcus maripaludis C5 genomic window:
- a CDS encoding DUF2341 domain-containing protein — translation MYLSHTTITLVLLMMLTATMIYTTIDLQKDQIITETIATAVDLKSSSMEHLVETSIPIAFNKVLNDMELRVIQSGVYYNNESQVLKNLTYSLESEINGSLENIKEEYSSEYDINYSFEVTNITMVDGFTFKVDYDLEYYLAKENVYDYKNVSESQEITIKTIISAYHYLGSNNNTIKVRNPNSYDLEEYAVKMVLDDTNFNFLSNINDGEIEVFDNESNSLPYWIEYWNSTSKNAIIWVKANITANNIGTFYVDPVGTNLSNGSKVFVMYDGFEGNTIFENISGNWIYNDLDSKLNGTYNDQMIMCRDTPIVSRIISEDELSDIDSSVDYYIVEVDAKGNNSDYDSPHVMLGYFANYTGDPTKLPLHYDSFYTLELGGLYDNTVPKSVFYINQNGSYNSINIAYEISDLLQISQEYAVFKNAGSIYIERDFLNDSNSFSNEETWYRLKVRLNQSSGEIWGTYSKLDDYVLNNGNVPNYNDQEWDISYQIEDTDDIYGSYFELGTSSGYPGGIQDVYFDNFRVRKAAENETEQMRLILTYISPSRTHGTSYGEGYGENNYFIEDENYPSIIEMLAGTSTHNSTYGYGIKLVEN, via the coding sequence ATGTATCTTTCACACACCACGATAACATTGGTTCTTTTGATGATGTTGACTGCAACTATGATTTATACAACAATAGATCTTCAAAAAGACCAGATTATTACCGAAACAATTGCTACGGCTGTTGATTTAAAATCCTCGTCAATGGAACATCTTGTGGAGACTTCGATTCCAATTGCATTTAATAAGGTATTGAATGATATGGAACTACGGGTAATTCAGTCGGGAGTATATTACAATAACGAATCGCAAGTTTTAAAGAATCTAACTTATTCACTTGAATCTGAAATAAATGGAAGTCTTGAAAACATAAAAGAAGAATATTCTTCTGAATATGATATTAATTACAGTTTTGAAGTTACGAATATTACAATGGTTGATGGATTTACATTTAAAGTAGATTATGATTTGGAATATTATCTGGCAAAAGAAAATGTATATGACTATAAAAATGTTTCAGAATCTCAGGAAATTACAATAAAAACAATAATAAGTGCTTACCATTATCTTGGATCGAATAATAACACAATAAAAGTTAGGAATCCCAATTCTTATGATTTGGAAGAATATGCTGTAAAAATGGTGCTTGATGATACCAACTTTAATTTCTTGTCAAATATAAATGATGGTGAAATCGAAGTATTTGATAATGAAAGTAATTCTCTACCTTATTGGATAGAATACTGGAATTCTACCTCTAAAAATGCAATAATTTGGGTAAAGGCAAATATAACTGCAAATAATATTGGAACATTTTACGTTGATCCAGTTGGAACAAATCTTTCAAACGGTTCAAAAGTATTTGTTATGTATGATGGTTTTGAAGGAAACACCATATTTGAGAATATTTCTGGAAATTGGATTTATAATGATTTAGATAGTAAATTAAATGGAACTTATAATGATCAAATGATAATGTGTCGGGATACTCCAATTGTTTCAAGAATAATTTCAGAAGATGAGCTTTCGGATATTGATTCTTCAGTTGATTATTATATTGTGGAAGTTGATGCAAAAGGAAACAATAGTGATTATGATTCTCCACATGTAATGCTCGGATATTTTGCAAACTATACTGGAGATCCTACAAAACTTCCACTTCACTATGATTCATTTTATACCTTAGAACTTGGAGGACTTTATGATAACACGGTTCCAAAAAGTGTTTTTTACATAAACCAAAATGGTTCTTATAACTCAATAAACATAGCTTATGAAATTTCAGACTTGTTGCAAATATCACAGGAATATGCAGTTTTTAAGAATGCAGGTAGTATATATATCGAGAGAGATTTTTTAAACGATTCAAATAGTTTTTCAAATGAAGAAACTTGGTATAGGCTAAAAGTTAGATTGAACCAGAGTAGTGGTGAGATTTGGGGAACTTACTCAAAATTAGACGATTATGTTTTAAACAATGGAAATGTTCCAAATTATAATGATCAAGAATGGGACATATCTTACCAAATAGAAGATACCGATGATATTTACGGAAGCTATTTCGAACTCGGAACATCTTCAGGTTATCCTGGAGGAATTCAAGACGTTTATTTTGATAATTTTAGGGTTAGAAAAGCTGCAGAAAATGAAACAGAACAGATGAGATTAATATTGACATATATCTCCCCTTCAAGAACACATGGCACCAGTTATGGCGAAGGATATGGTGAGAATAATTACTTTATCGAGGATGAAAACTACCCTTCAATTATAGAAATGCTTGCAGGAACCAGCACCCATAATTCAACTTATGGATACGGAATAAAATTAGTAGAAAATTAA
- a CDS encoding HDIG domain-containing metalloprotein has translation MNDLIALAEDIKNEKLKKKVVEFINDPIPKHPEIESTGITLETSPASVKRHHKYSGGLIEHTIAVTKMAVKMAEALEETYGIELNRDLLISGGILHDLMKPQNYQLKDGKFDHLSNFHLDHLTLGIAELYRRDFPLEVIKVVASHHGDHGPVSPDSIEAWLIHHSDNVDAAINDIGIRICQARAREFGIDDSQIYKIVNPLKLYEMRKKLGKDKVKEFLKEKLEIKDE, from the coding sequence ATGAATGATCTGATCGCTCTTGCAGAGGATATTAAGAACGAAAAATTAAAAAAAAAGGTTGTCGAATTTATAAACGATCCGATTCCAAAACATCCTGAAATTGAAAGTACTGGCATAACACTTGAAACCTCCCCCGCAAGCGTTAAAAGACATCACAAATACTCCGGAGGATTAATCGAACATACGATCGCAGTTACAAAAATGGCTGTAAAAATGGCTGAAGCCTTGGAAGAAACATATGGAATTGAATTAAATAGAGATTTGCTAATTTCCGGAGGAATACTCCACGATCTTATGAAACCACAAAATTATCAGTTAAAAGACGGAAAATTCGACCATCTTTCAAATTTTCACCTCGACCATTTGACACTTGGAATTGCAGAACTGTACAGAAGGGACTTTCCACTTGAAGTTATAAAAGTTGTAGCTAGCCATCACGGAGATCATGGTCCTGTAAGTCCAGATTCAATAGAAGCGTGGCTAATTCATCATTCAGACAATGTAGACGCTGCAATTAATGATATAGGAATTAGAATATGTCAGGCGAGAGCTAGAGAATTTGGAATTGATGATTCACAAATATATAAAATCGTCAATCCATTAAAATTATATGAAATGCGTAAAAAATTGGGAAAAGATAAAGTGAAAGAATTTTTAAAGGAAAAATTGGAAATAAAGGATGAATAA
- the rpl37A gene encoding 50S ribosomal protein L37Ae → MVEFSHTKKIGSAGRFGSRYGRKIRVRLRDVEIKQKKEYKCPVCAFPKLKRAGTSIWVCEKCGAKIAGGAYTPETGAGKVVTKAIRRVIESKSREI, encoded by the coding sequence ATGGTAGAATTTAGCCACACTAAAAAAATTGGTTCAGCAGGAAGATTTGGATCAAGATACGGTAGAAAAATCAGAGTAAGATTAAGAGACGTTGAAATTAAACAGAAAAAAGAATACAAATGTCCTGTTTGTGCATTCCCTAAATTAAAAAGAGCAGGAACCTCAATCTGGGTATGTGAAAAATGCGGTGCAAAAATCGCTGGTGGAGCATACACCCCTGAAACTGGTGCTGGTAAAGTTGTTACAAAAGCAATCAGAAGAGTTATCGAAAGTAAAAGTAGAGAAATCTAA
- a CDS encoding bifunctional oligoribonuclease/PAP phosphatase NrnA: MKKKIEILKDYLKNDDILFLCHHNADPDAVGAAIGLKQLANSFSKKKSKEKNLKISADSVSKLSRSILNELNEEVEIIEYPKLPKTVFLVDTSSINQVTVNSEELVSSDVILIDHHKKTDLIDFCKFYIVDEYSTSTCELVANLFREMKIYPPKNIRIGLLCGILYDTKHLKIAKESTFNIISWLMKDVSFQKVLYLLSQESDPSKRIAHLKACSRMELMELDGYTIAISHASSHEASCAKTIVSIGADIAFVVAVRKRDREIRISVRSRKSISKKVHMGALLENVAKILGGQGGGHAEAAGLNAPWDKEKTKEEAIDSVLSVCIKSLEEELFGVENV, translated from the coding sequence ATGAAAAAAAAAATTGAAATATTAAAAGATTATCTGAAAAATGATGATATTTTATTTCTATGTCACCATAATGCGGATCCTGATGCAGTTGGCGCTGCAATCGGTTTAAAGCAGCTTGCAAACAGCTTTTCTAAGAAGAAATCAAAAGAAAAAAATTTAAAAATATCTGCAGATTCAGTGAGCAAACTTTCAAGATCAATTTTAAATGAATTAAACGAAGAAGTTGAAATCATCGAGTATCCAAAATTACCTAAAACTGTTTTTTTAGTAGATACTTCTTCGATAAATCAAGTTACAGTAAATTCTGAAGAATTAGTCAGCTCAGACGTTATTTTAATAGACCACCACAAAAAAACCGATCTTATCGATTTCTGCAAATTTTACATTGTTGATGAATATTCAACTTCAACTTGCGAACTTGTTGCAAATTTATTTAGGGAAATGAAAATCTACCCTCCAAAAAATATTCGAATAGGACTTTTGTGTGGTATATTATATGACACAAAACATTTGAAAATTGCAAAAGAATCAACATTCAATATAATCTCGTGGTTAATGAAAGACGTTTCTTTTCAAAAAGTTCTTTATCTTTTAAGCCAGGAAAGTGATCCAAGCAAAAGAATTGCACATTTGAAAGCGTGCAGTAGGATGGAATTAATGGAACTTGATGGATACACTATTGCAATATCTCATGCGAGTTCTCATGAAGCATCTTGTGCAAAAACAATCGTTAGTATTGGGGCAGATATTGCATTTGTTGTTGCTGTAAGAAAACGAGATAGGGAAATTAGAATAAGTGTAAGATCAAGAAAATCAATTTCGAAAAAAGTCCACATGGGTGCTTTACTGGAAAACGTCGCAAAAATACTTGGTGGGCAGGGTGGCGGACATGCTGAAGCTGCCGGATTAAATGCTCCGTGGGATAAAGAAAAAACAAAAGAAGAAGCAATTGATTCTGTTCTTTCTGTTTGTATTAAATCTCTTGAAGAAGAATTATTTGGTGTAGAAAATGTCTGA
- a CDS encoding rRNA maturation protein, translated as MIITTSRKPSQRTRSLVNDLARVFNFEILNRGKIPLSELIENKDDMIIVEELKGNPGRLKIFNFENNKILSMNLSLKLQREVSGKVFKNSGKLSSKFDKNTENLKELFFEYLFKKLSNYEEESSDVVLNFKTVDESTFYIEVHKDSENLGPSLKIKTVKILDIE; from the coding sequence ATGATAATTACCACTTCCAGAAAACCTTCTCAAAGAACCAGAAGCCTTGTAAACGATTTAGCGAGGGTTTTTAATTTTGAAATATTGAACAGGGGGAAAATTCCTCTCTCTGAGCTAATTGAAAATAAGGACGATATGATAATTGTAGAAGAACTAAAAGGTAACCCTGGAAGGCTCAAAATATTTAATTTTGAAAATAATAAAATTCTTTCAATGAATCTATCCTTAAAACTTCAAAGGGAAGTCTCAGGGAAAGTTTTTAAAAACTCTGGAAAATTGAGTTCAAAGTTTGATAAGAATACTGAAAATTTAAAAGAATTGTTTTTCGAATATTTATTCAAAAAATTGAGTAATTATGAAGAAGAGAGTTCTGATGTAGTGCTTAACTTTAAAACGGTTGATGAGTCCACGTTTTACATTGAAGTTCATAAAGACTCAGAAAATTTAGGCCCTAGTTTGAAGATAAAGACCGTAAAGATACTCGATATTGAGTAG
- the modA gene encoding molybdate ABC transporter substrate-binding protein, translating to MKKSLLGIISILSLTLLFSGCVDNSGAEEQAVLHAYVGAGMQMPMDEIAIEFEEKYGIKVEYDYSGSGALLSKIVASNQGDIFMPGDCSYVYQLQEKEMSTECSNVTKHIPVIAVQKGNPKNITGLSDLGQDDLELALGDSSISIGKLFTKILSKAETKGVNVTEAVNSNTVVTGATVKQVLLYVTEKNVDAAVVWSADAYENSDAVDIVPIESEYNIIKTVPISILSTTEDYDNAKLFYDFVNNEGKEIFEKHGFVALE from the coding sequence ATGAAAAAATCATTGCTCGGCATAATCTCAATATTATCACTAACATTGTTGTTTTCAGGTTGTGTTGACAACAGCGGTGCAGAAGAACAGGCTGTGTTACATGCATACGTTGGTGCAGGAATGCAAATGCCAATGGACGAAATTGCAATTGAATTTGAAGAAAAATACGGAATAAAAGTAGAATATGATTATTCAGGTAGTGGTGCACTTCTGTCAAAAATAGTTGCATCAAACCAAGGTGACATATTCATGCCTGGAGACTGTTCATATGTTTACCAATTACAGGAAAAAGAAATGAGTACTGAATGCTCTAACGTTACAAAACACATCCCTGTTATCGCAGTTCAAAAAGGAAACCCTAAAAACATCACCGGACTTTCAGATTTAGGACAGGATGATTTAGAACTTGCACTTGGAGATAGTAGCATATCAATTGGAAAATTATTCACAAAAATACTCTCAAAAGCTGAAACTAAAGGAGTAAACGTCACTGAAGCAGTTAATTCAAATACTGTTGTAACAGGTGCTACTGTAAAACAAGTATTATTATACGTTACTGAAAAAAACGTGGATGCAGCAGTTGTTTGGAGTGCTGACGCATATGAAAACTCGGATGCTGTAGATATCGTACCAATTGAAAGCGAATATAATATCATAAAAACAGTACCTATCTCGATATTATCAACCACTGAAGACTATGACAATGCAAAATTGTTCTACGACTTTGTAAATAATGAAGGAAAAGAAATCTTTGAAAAACATGGCTTTGTAGCTCTGGAGTAA
- a CDS encoding class III signal peptide-containing protein — MLKGSKRAQISFEFSIIVLSILLISTITITYFLTSSFDEGTRTLDKIDLGAKTAVSLVNSGYNGTDIDGTIVYAGMTWSTVDNDYVNITVHITNTSAVPSSTGAFIKNYVINSQEIDTTKYDFNISWTS; from the coding sequence ATGTTGAAAGGTTCTAAAAGAGCTCAAATATCTTTTGAATTTTCAATAATCGTTCTTTCGATACTTTTGATATCTACAATAACAATTACATATTTTTTGACGTCTTCCTTTGACGAAGGGACCCGAACACTCGATAAAATAGATTTGGGTGCAAAAACAGCCGTTTCACTTGTAAATTCAGGATATAATGGAACAGATATTGACGGAACAATTGTTTATGCCGGAATGACATGGTCTACCGTAGACAATGACTATGTGAATATTACCGTCCACATTACAAACACTTCGGCTGTTCCAAGCAGTACTGGGGCATTTATAAAAAATTATGTTATTAATTCCCAGGAGATCGATACGACAAAATATGATTTTAATATCTCATGGACCAGTTAG
- a CDS encoding A24 family peptidase C-terminal domain-containing protein, with amino-acid sequence MFGIDNLILGVYLFNFLLILTATFTDIKERIIPHFVIILMLIVNLPVGYYLFGFDAITSFFATLILCLILGVGMGGGDVKMFTALSPIFTAETIYFVPKDILILIGLSALFAAIFPMTKILKNYWKDIIPSSAYLAMVVGIIVSITEIYSVGNTKAILWIYVILSIFISRKIPKYRIISNKLGYFTPIYLIGFYLINPSYFISENVLVSFFVYIGQLSLISLVIYALTGSEISSKKQISELNEGDIIRDIITIKDNGDVTVENANILKRFKHMVYGEMGKTEGKSLMTDGEGLSDENLELLNKLQNEGKLTGELNVLTTYPFVPFVLVAYSVIIALNFGVINYLVG; translated from the coding sequence ATGTTTGGAATCGATAATTTAATTTTAGGAGTTTATTTATTTAATTTTTTATTAATTTTAACTGCAACATTTACCGATATCAAAGAGCGAATAATTCCTCATTTTGTAATTATCTTAATGTTGATTGTTAATTTACCCGTTGGATATTATTTATTCGGTTTTGATGCTATAACTTCGTTTTTTGCAACGTTAATTTTGTGTTTAATTCTTGGAGTTGGTATGGGTGGCGGGGACGTTAAAATGTTTACCGCATTATCTCCAATTTTTACAGCAGAAACTATATATTTTGTTCCGAAAGATATTTTAATATTAATTGGATTGAGCGCATTATTTGCAGCAATTTTTCCGATGACGAAAATATTGAAGAATTACTGGAAGGATATTATTCCATCTTCTGCATATCTTGCAATGGTCGTTGGAATAATAGTTTCGATCACTGAAATATATTCTGTTGGAAATACAAAGGCAATACTCTGGATTTACGTAATTTTATCGATATTTATTTCAAGAAAAATTCCAAAATACCGAATTATATCCAATAAACTTGGATACTTTACGCCCATTTATTTGATCGGCTTTTATTTAATCAATCCTTCGTATTTTATAAGTGAAAATGTACTTGTTTCATTTTTCGTATATATCGGACAGCTTTCATTAATTTCGCTGGTAATATATGCATTAACCGGTTCTGAAATTTCCTCAAAAAAACAGATTAGCGAATTAAATGAAGGGGATATAATTCGAGATATTATAACCATAAAAGACAACGGTGACGTAACTGTTGAAAATGCAAATATTTTGAAGCGATTTAAACACATGGTATATGGCGAAATGGGAAAAACCGAAGGAAAATCTTTAATGACTGATGGGGAAGGTCTTTCAGACGAAAATCTAGAATTATTAAATAAATTGCAAAATGAAGGGAAACTTACTGGAGAATTAAATGTTTTAACAACATACCCATTCGTTCCATTCGTTCTTGTAGCGTACTCTGTAATTATTGCACTAAATTTTGGAGTTATAAATTATTTGGTGGGATAA
- a CDS encoding KEOPS complex subunit Pcc1, giving the protein MACPKFTMKLTFETPKKARIIYKSVFPEHVASQVRSKCEMDLFENSIVISCVSDELSILKASIYSYLRWIKVAESIYKLTEDE; this is encoded by the coding sequence ATGGCATGTCCTAAATTTACCATGAAACTAACTTTTGAAACTCCAAAAAAAGCCCGAATTATTTACAAATCTGTTTTTCCAGAACATGTCGCATCACAAGTTCGATCAAAATGCGAAATGGATCTTTTTGAAAATTCAATTGTTATATCGTGTGTTTCTGATGAATTGAGTATCTTAAAAGCGTCCATTTATTCGTATCTTCGTTGGATAAAAGTTGCAGAAAGTATATATAAACTAACAGAAGATGAATAA
- a CDS encoding prefoldin subunit beta produces MELPANVQNQLMQFQQLQQQLQMIMYQKQQFETQLKEMEKAIEEMEKSGSDEVFKMAGGILIKRNKAEVKEELSEKVETLQVRVTTFEKQEEKMQKRYTELQESLQKVMGQGQ; encoded by the coding sequence ATGGAATTACCCGCAAATGTTCAAAATCAGTTAATGCAATTCCAACAACTCCAGCAGCAGTTACAAATGATAATGTACCAAAAACAGCAATTTGAAACACAATTGAAGGAAATGGAAAAAGCTATCGAAGAAATGGAAAAATCCGGATCCGACGAAGTGTTCAAAATGGCTGGAGGAATCCTCATTAAAAGAAACAAGGCTGAAGTAAAAGAAGAATTAAGTGAAAAAGTAGAAACACTTCAGGTCAGAGTAACTACTTTTGAAAAACAGGAAGAAAAAATGCAGAAAAGATACACAGAATTACAAGAAAGCCTCCAAAAAGTAATGGGTCAGGGCCAATAA
- a CDS encoding cysteine-rich small domain-containing protein, whose translation MIDLAKDHLKKVLSLCGANRDCEYYPCHYENQSCLWCYCPFYPCEDEDLGEVIKRKDGSLIWSCMNCKWIHKPEIASEVLKEITELTKDKKINDSIEFIDNQDILMGIKRRVEEKLGKDNSV comes from the coding sequence ATGATAGATTTAGCAAAAGATCACTTAAAAAAAGTTCTTTCACTTTGTGGGGCAAATCGAGATTGTGAGTATTATCCTTGCCACTATGAAAATCAGTCATGTCTTTGGTGTTACTGCCCATTTTATCCTTGTGAAGATGAAGATCTGGGTGAAGTTATTAAAAGAAAAGACGGATCCTTGATCTGGAGTTGTATGAACTGTAAATGGATCCATAAACCCGAAATTGCATCGGAAGTTTTAAAAGAGATCACAGAACTCACTAAAGATAAAAAGATAAATGATTCAATTGAATTTATAGACAACCAAGACATTTTAATGGGGATTAAAAGACGGGTTGAAGAAAAACTTGGAAAGGATAATTCAGTTTAA
- a CDS encoding DNA-directed RNA polymerase subunit P: MAEYRCSNCGKIVTLDEIGLKAKCPHCSNRVLIKLRPKIVKKVQAR; this comes from the coding sequence ATGGCAGAGTACAGATGTTCCAACTGCGGAAAAATTGTAACTCTTGATGAAATAGGATTAAAAGCTAAATGTCCTCACTGCAGTAACAGAGTTTTGATAAAATTAAGGCCTAAAATAGTTAAAAAAGTTCAGGCAAGATAA
- a CDS encoding dihydroneopterin aldolase family protein, with protein sequence MSEKSLEKNEIFESYFKNLSDRERAVFEGGISLGALFHQFVGTPVGEKTKTSLEIAMAESLKNQPFIEDVSVSIVGEIEDGKYVSLTGEMLDVSLIVKTKENRAVLRLKYIKELDYPLMYVEKI encoded by the coding sequence ATGTCTGAAAAAAGCCTTGAAAAAAATGAAATTTTCGAATCATACTTTAAAAATTTAAGTGATAGAGAAAGAGCTGTTTTTGAAGGGGGAATTTCGCTTGGAGCGCTTTTCCACCAGTTTGTTGGAACTCCAGTTGGCGAAAAAACTAAAACAAGTTTAGAAATTGCAATGGCTGAATCTTTAAAAAATCAGCCATTTATTGAAGATGTTTCGGTATCAATTGTTGGTGAAATTGAAGATGGAAAATATGTTTCATTAACTGGTGAAATGCTCGATGTATCGTTAATTGTAAAAACAAAAGAAAACCGTGCTGTCTTAAGATTAAAATATATTAAAGAACTCGATTATCCGCTAATGTACGTTGAAAAAATTTAA
- a CDS encoding DUF515 domain-containing protein: MPAEEYSGKLKSLKSKSKKSSRIPPKQLRMALVIVVSVIVIFEVYNIYFTAKNREIEELENNREVAIDTIDKLFFEYPNDPQKISYIIRIQQSQDEKDIERILEDAQDYLQVKRYKSLAISQIKDMYGEYYGSSLKANELERKINNANSTAEVDELFKQANVEDEVKEILEKSLEKTITSGDAYFYVEMSGQEYFMTKDDVLKITDSMGIMQLKEFSVTPISNLNKLTITVSSKQCGKIPFSGDSILIYNKNTPEEPIGYAVIDSSYVVLPDIGYSEERSVSNIVNDEGSESTIESTSSISYSLNNLPGVLHATAADKLDIATVIDKFGSYGERLNKIEDNTQIFDENVNYLLIVAVPSEKVSNLVAVNSEDLYIVKAAGGN; the protein is encoded by the coding sequence ATGCCTGCTGAAGAATATAGTGGTAAATTGAAGAGTTTGAAATCTAAATCAAAAAAATCTTCAAGAATACCTCCAAAACAACTTAGGATGGCACTTGTTATAGTAGTTTCTGTTATTGTGATTTTTGAAGTTTATAATATTTATTTCACTGCAAAAAATAGGGAAATAGAAGAATTGGAGAATAATCGGGAAGTTGCAATCGATACAATCGATAAGTTGTTCTTTGAGTATCCAAATGACCCCCAAAAGATATCTTATATCATAAGAATACAACAAAGTCAGGACGAAAAGGATATAGAGCGTATTTTGGAGGACGCACAAGATTATTTGCAGGTAAAACGTTACAAATCACTTGCAATAAGTCAAATTAAGGACATGTATGGGGAATACTATGGTAGTAGCTTAAAAGCAAATGAGTTGGAAAGAAAAATAAACAATGCAAATTCCACTGCTGAAGTTGATGAATTATTTAAGCAGGCAAATGTAGAGGATGAGGTAAAAGAAATTCTTGAAAAGTCACTCGAAAAAACTATAACTTCAGGTGATGCTTACTTCTACGTTGAAATGTCAGGTCAAGAATATTTTATGACAAAAGACGATGTTTTGAAAATCACGGATTCTATGGGAATCATGCAGCTCAAAGAATTTAGTGTAACTCCCATATCTAACTTAAACAAACTTACAATCACAGTGTCTTCAAAACAATGTGGTAAAATCCCCTTTTCTGGAGACTCGATATTGATATATAATAAAAATACGCCAGAAGAACCAATTGGTTATGCAGTAATTGATTCATCTTATGTGGTTCTTCCTGATATCGGATACAGCGAAGAAAGGTCTGTATCAAACATCGTAAATGATGAAGGAAGTGAATCAACAATTGAAAGTACTTCTTCAATATCTTACAGCCTTAATAATTTGCCAGGAGTACTCCACGCAACGGCCGCAGATAAATTGGATATTGCAACAGTTATTGATAAATTCGGAAGCTATGGTGAAAGACTTAATAAAATTGAAGATAATACTCAAATATTTGATGAAAATGTAAATTATCTTTTGATAGTTGCAGTTCCATCAGAAAAAGTTTCAAACTTAGTTGCGGTAAACAGTGAGGATTTATACATTGTAAAGGCAGCAGGTGGTAACTGA
- a CDS encoding class III signal peptide-containing protein, whose translation MSKGQVSVEFIVLFLALLVAIVVSTMTPGIFGLNKSVELSSASLAHAALSKVKSNIEILSVCDTGSYKMVYVKSPPSEWEVENRTIRIHGNGFNISTNTTIDIIMEDDASYNVSTLKILSVNLTRNDNNVKITIR comes from the coding sequence ATGTCAAAAGGACAGGTTTCAGTGGAATTTATTGTATTATTTTTAGCACTTCTCGTTGCGATCGTTGTATCTACAATGACCCCCGGAATTTTTGGATTGAATAAATCTGTAGAATTATCTTCGGCAAGTTTAGCACATGCTGCACTTTCAAAAGTTAAATCAAATATTGAAATACTTTCTGTATGTGATACGGGGTCTTACAAAATGGTTTATGTAAAATCACCGCCTTCAGAATGGGAAGTTGAAAATAGAACAATTCGAATTCATGGAAATGGATTTAATATTTCTACAAATACCACTATAGACATAATAATGGAAGATGATGCATCATATAATGTTTCAACATTAAAAATATTGAGTGTCAACTTAACAAGGAATGATAATAATGTTAAAATTACTATCCGTTAA